Proteins from a genomic interval of Candidatus Babela massiliensis:
- a CDS encoding phospholipase C-like phosphodiesterase: MKNINYISYLLFFLGLNIYCLEDNLDVWCLPNDSRCYHEVTFLTSHNSFSSEEDGYMQPQQKWSLENQLKNGVRGFMLDTHYSSNFFRGKKKIRLCHNNCTLTQMVLRPFKGKPMSLKKSFKIFKEFLEKNDKEIITLFLENYTEGKDLDDVIESSGIKDLILTPSIWDPCKKDGWPKVKWMQKNNKRMVIFNQKGQTRYIYDEWSCHLENQYGTTNVNRASQERLESIAAGKDQDRYIYVMNYFPHFYIKPFQRINFERINSQGVPKLLDNCLKSKVFGKRYPNFIAVDFVNEGNLMRLVNEINNKANDRKTRKLMYSKLVKKNS; the protein is encoded by the coding sequence ATGAAAAACATTAATTATATAAGTTATTTATTATTTTTTTTAGGACTTAATATTTATTGTTTGGAAGATAATTTAGATGTTTGGTGTTTGCCTAATGATTCAAGATGTTATCATGAGGTTACTTTTTTAACATCTCATAATTCATTTTCAAGTGAAGAAGATGGGTATATGCAACCACAACAAAAATGGAGTTTAGAAAATCAATTAAAAAACGGCGTTAGAGGTTTTATGTTAGATACTCATTATTCTTCTAATTTTTTTAGGGGTAAGAAAAAAATTAGATTGTGTCATAATAATTGTACTCTTACTCAAATGGTCTTAAGACCCTTTAAAGGGAAACCGATGAGTCTTAAGAAATCTTTTAAAATCTTTAAAGAATTTTTAGAGAAAAACGATAAAGAAATTATTACTTTATTTTTGGAAAATTATACTGAAGGTAAAGACCTTGATGATGTAATTGAGTCTTCAGGGATTAAAGATTTAATTTTGACTCCTAGTATTTGGGATCCCTGTAAGAAAGACGGATGGCCTAAAGTTAAATGGATGCAAAAGAATAATAAACGTATGGTTATATTTAATCAAAAAGGCCAGACTAGGTATATCTATGATGAATGGAGTTGTCATCTTGAGAATCAATATGGTACTACAAATGTCAATCGAGCAAGTCAAGAGAGATTAGAGTCTATTGCTGCAGGTAAGGATCAAGATAGATATATCTATGTTATGAATTACTTTCCTCATTTTTATATAAAACCCTTTCAAAGAATAAATTTTGAAAGAATTAATTCCCAAGGTGTACCAAAGCTATTAGATAATTGTCTAAAGAGTAAAGTATTTGGCAAAAGGTATCCTAATTTTATAGCGGTAGATTTTGTCAATGAAGGTAATTTGATGCGGCTGGTAAATGAGATTAATAACAAGGCCAACGATCGGAAAACTAGAAAGTTAATGTACTCAAAATTAGTCAAAAAAAATTCTTGA
- the rpsI gene encoding 30S ribosomal protein S9, with protein sequence MDIKMTSRSSNQPLAHGVGRRKSAVARVWLKRGQGKIVVNHKAYNEYFDTDVARIAAYKPFEIYQNAAKIYDVVVNVCGGGIIAQADAVKLGIARALVEANDTLRPLLKEHALLTVDSRLKERKKYGQRGARRKFQFVKR encoded by the coding sequence ATGGATATAAAAATGACATCAAGAAGCTCCAATCAACCTTTAGCACACGGTGTAGGTAGAAGAAAATCTGCAGTCGCTCGTGTTTGGTTAAAAAGAGGGCAAGGTAAAATAGTAGTAAATCATAAAGCTTATAATGAATACTTCGACACAGATGTAGCTCGCATAGCAGCTTACAAACCGTTTGAAATATATCAAAATGCAGCAAAAATCTATGACGTTGTAGTTAACGTATGTGGCGGTGGAATCATTGCTCAAGCGGACGCTGTTAAACTTGGCATTGCTCGTGCTTTAGTAGAAGCTAATGATACTTTACGTCCTTTATTAAAAGAACATGCTCTTTTAACTGTAGATTCAAGATTAAAAGAACGTAAAAAATATGGTCAACGTGGCGCTCGTCGTAAGTTCCAATTCGTAAAACGTTAA
- a CDS encoding nucleoside deaminase, with amino-acid sequence MNNYTKKEDQFFMALALKQAKLAFNKSELPVGAIIISKDKKILSRGYNKVESKLSQSKHAEIIAIERACKKIKNWRLNGCTIYITLEPCLMCSGLIALSRIERIVYGVKSPLFGYNIDNQSCPNLYKKHIKGITQGILSDKIETLLNQFFKNKRKSKSE; translated from the coding sequence ATGAATAATTACACAAAAAAAGAAGACCAATTTTTTATGGCTCTTGCTTTAAAACAAGCAAAACTTGCTTTCAATAAGTCTGAGCTGCCTGTAGGGGCTATAATTATATCTAAAGATAAAAAAATTTTAAGTAGAGGATACAACAAAGTAGAAAGCAAATTGTCACAAAGCAAACATGCTGAAATAATAGCTATTGAAAGAGCTTGCAAAAAAATAAAGAACTGGCGATTAAATGGTTGTACCATTTATATAACATTAGAGCCATGCTTAATGTGTAGTGGATTAATAGCTTTAAGTAGAATAGAACGAATAGTTTATGGCGTAAAATCTCCTCTTTTTGGGTATAATATTGACAATCAAAGTTGTCCTAATTTATATAAAAAACATATTAAGGGTATTACTCAAGGTATTTTATCTGATAAGATAGAGACGCTGTTAAATCAATTTTTTAAAAATAAAAGGAAATCCAAAAGTGAGTAA
- a CDS encoding lactonase family protein, which translates to MKKFFKIILILPLIFIEDILCKNVNEHKIPGTFINRHDYDSGITSNYVAFSPLNSEGQFFAAISNFGDFGKKNGSVSVYSINNEGIFSYLKFPVSSGENPTSIAFSPLTHENKLFAALVDLTSENVLIYDVNVISGEFKEIASYDVVLPFSVAFAPIILENKLFFAIANNGVSIYSLDLSTNKVLRVDYKMGMDTFSVSYSPITKNGDLFIAAVNYKTSIVSFYKVDKVSGRLQFVNDVQTGTNPNSVSFSPITPNGDLFAAVSNHSSNTVSVYKLDINNYRFDLLSSYPTESSPNSVSFSPITPNGDLFAAVANHSSNTVSVYNVDKNNGKFMTIGNYSTGDLPFSVAFSPINLSGKLFSAVANGSGKVSVYQVELES; encoded by the coding sequence ATGAAAAAGTTTTTTAAAATTATATTAATATTACCATTGATATTTATAGAAGATATTTTATGTAAAAATGTAAATGAACATAAGATTCCTGGAACGTTTATTAATAGGCATGATTATGATTCTGGTATAACCTCGAATTATGTTGCATTTTCTCCTCTTAATTCTGAGGGACAATTTTTTGCTGCTATATCTAACTTTGGAGACTTTGGAAAGAAAAATGGGAGTGTTTCTGTATATAGTATAAATAATGAGGGAATATTTTCTTATTTAAAGTTTCCAGTTTCTTCAGGTGAGAATCCAACTTCAATAGCCTTTTCACCTTTAACTCATGAAAACAAGCTATTTGCTGCTTTAGTTGATTTAACTTCTGAAAATGTTTTGATTTATGACGTTAATGTAATTTCTGGAGAGTTTAAAGAAATTGCTAGTTATGATGTTGTACTTCCATTTTCAGTTGCATTTGCGCCAATAATATTAGAAAATAAACTTTTCTTTGCAATTGCAAATAATGGCGTTTCTATTTATAGTTTGGACTTAAGCACAAACAAAGTTCTAAGAGTTGATTATAAAATGGGAATGGATACCTTTTCAGTATCTTATTCACCGATAACCAAAAATGGAGATTTATTTATAGCAGCCGTTAATTATAAAACCAGTATAGTTTCATTTTATAAAGTTGATAAGGTTTCAGGTAGACTCCAATTTGTAAATGACGTTCAAACTGGAACTAATCCTAATTCGGTATCATTTTCACCAATAACACCAAATGGGGATTTATTTGCTGCAGTTTCCAATCATTCATCTAATACTGTTTCAGTATATAAATTAGATATAAATAATTACAGATTTGATCTATTGTCTAGTTATCCAACAGAGTCATCTCCTAACTCGGTATCATTTTCACCAATAACACCAAATGGGGATTTATTTGCTGCAGTTGCTAATCATTCATCTAATACTGTTTCAGTATATAATGTTGATAAAAATAATGGTAAATTTATGACTATAGGTAATTATTCCACTGGAGATTTGCCATTTTCAGTGGCATTTTCGCCAATAAATTTATCAGGTAAATTATTTTCAGCAGTAGCTAATGGATCAGGTAAGGTTTCAGTATATCAAGTAGAATTAGAATCTTAA
- a CDS encoding lactonase family protein, whose amino-acid sequence MKKFPKVILILPLMFIGNILCQNIDENNIPGSFINRQDYGSGISPSDVAFSPLTSQGKLFAAVSNFGDFGNNNGSLATYSVNNGFLSYLKFPVSVGENPSSIAFSSLVDSNKLFAAVVNFLSENVFIYSVDIDTGEFKQIANYNAGRFPYSVSFMPVTSKDKLFFAVVNEGASTGEDGLSVYSIDLNTNTVSLPVNYQTGKIPFAVSFSPITQDGNVFAGVANYGSNTVSFYQVDANTGIFKFIYESPVGRNPNSIAFSPITENNKLFVAVTNYRSNTVSVYDVNVENGKFNLLFSPSTGAYPLSVAFSPIISNNELFAAVANHSSNNVSVYNVDINNGNFKFVGNYRTGDIPFSVAFSPITSNGKLFAATANAGSANISIFQVVLGS is encoded by the coding sequence ATGAAAAAGTTTCCTAAAGTTATATTAATATTACCGCTGATGTTTATAGGTAATATTCTATGCCAAAATATAGATGAGAATAATATTCCGGGATCATTTATTAATAGGCAAGATTATGGTTCTGGTATATCACCAAGCGATGTAGCTTTCTCTCCTCTTACCTCTCAAGGAAAACTTTTTGCAGCAGTTTCTAATTTTGGGGATTTTGGTAATAATAATGGCAGTTTAGCAACTTATAGTGTAAATAATGGTTTTTTATCTTATTTAAAATTTCCTGTATCTGTTGGTGAAAATCCTTCTTCAATAGCGTTTTCTTCTTTAGTTGATTCAAATAAATTATTTGCTGCTGTAGTCAATTTTTTATCTGAAAATGTTTTTATATACAGTGTAGATATAGATACTGGAGAATTTAAGCAAATAGCTAATTATAATGCAGGCCGCTTTCCTTATTCAGTGTCATTTATGCCGGTAACATCAAAAGATAAATTGTTCTTTGCAGTTGTTAATGAGGGTGCATCTACAGGTGAAGATGGTCTATCAGTTTATAGTATAGATTTAAATACTAATACTGTATCACTTCCAGTTAATTATCAGACAGGTAAGATTCCTTTTGCTGTTTCTTTTTCGCCTATTACCCAAGATGGTAATGTATTTGCTGGAGTTGCTAATTATGGTTCTAATACTGTTTCATTTTACCAAGTTGATGCCAATACAGGTATTTTTAAATTTATTTATGAGTCTCCAGTTGGTAGAAATCCCAATTCTATTGCATTTTCACCTATAACAGAGAATAATAAATTATTTGTTGCAGTAACAAATTATAGATCTAATACTGTTTCAGTTTATGATGTTAATGTAGAAAATGGTAAGTTTAACTTACTATTTAGTCCTTCTACAGGAGCTTATCCTTTATCTGTAGCATTTTCACCAATTATTTCTAATAATGAGCTATTTGCTGCTGTAGCTAATCATTCTTCTAATAATGTTTCGGTGTATAACGTAGACATAAATAACGGTAATTTTAAGTTTGTAGGTAACTATAGAACAGGAGATATTCCATTTTCTGTAGCATTTTCACCAATTACTTCTAATGGCAAACTGTTTGCAGCTACTGCAAATGCAGGCTCAGCTAATATATCTATTTTTCAAGTTGTACTAGGATCTTAA
- the gyrB gene encoding DNA topoisomerase (ATP-hydrolyzing) subunit B, with protein MSDNKKEYGAQSIRVIEGLEAVRKRPAMYIGSTGVNGLHHLVYEIVDNSVDEALAGYCDKIEVILHTDGSCSVEDNGRGIPTGIHPTENISAAEVALTKLHAGGKFDKDVYKYSGGLHGVGVSVVNALSQSLELIIYQNNKVHVQSYQQGKPLDILKVTQETKKRGTYIRFLPDPEIFRETTIFSFDVLSSRFRELAFLNKGLKIFIKDERSGKSHEFYFEGGIISFVEHINSKKTPLFSNVIYNFKEDEQSYIEIALQYNDSYTEQLFSFVNNINTIEGGTHVAGFKAALTKVCNKRGQEFNILKDSESFSSEDVREGLVGVINLKIAEPQFEGQTKAKLGNGEVKGLIESWVGNILDTFFEENPAVARKILQKAYLAMQSREAARKAREITRRKTVLESVVLPGKLADCSSENPSESELFIVEGDSAGGSAKSARDRFTQAILPLKGKILNVEKARFDKILSNEEIRSLISAIGTGIGETDFNLSKARYHKIILMTDADVDGSHIRTLLLTFFFRYMKDLIENGYLYIAKPPLYKAKIGKKEQYLLDEKSFKKFLIDWIKENGDLIINGQKLSILDYNLVFDNLLRYYDQLQDLARTFKLHYVHLNQIIEFLFKNPLINQELDQNLDNQDNMDVVVNKLRNYFKGYSITLDKKEDNYILSFKQLNNDWSVDFDLFNSPEAYKLVEMYNTLDNLNSNWTLKISDRERSISDKGILNLMSAIVKISKPYMSIQRYKGLGEMNPQQLWETAMDPKARTLIQVKIGDVLEADSWFDTLMGSDVGGRREFIEEYGIFAKNLDI; from the coding sequence ATGTCAGATAATAAGAAAGAATATGGTGCCCAGTCTATTCGTGTTATAGAAGGACTTGAGGCAGTAAGAAAGAGACCTGCGATGTATATTGGCTCTACAGGAGTTAATGGATTACATCATTTGGTTTATGAAATAGTAGATAACTCTGTTGATGAGGCTTTGGCCGGATATTGTGATAAGATTGAGGTAATATTACATACCGATGGCTCATGTTCTGTTGAAGATAATGGTCGTGGTATTCCCACTGGTATACATCCAACTGAGAATATATCAGCAGCTGAGGTTGCTTTAACTAAATTACATGCTGGTGGTAAATTTGACAAAGATGTATATAAGTATTCTGGAGGGCTTCATGGTGTTGGGGTCTCAGTTGTAAATGCTTTATCTCAATCTCTTGAATTAATTATATATCAAAATAATAAAGTTCATGTTCAATCATATCAACAAGGTAAACCCCTTGATATCTTAAAAGTGACGCAAGAGACTAAAAAGCGTGGTACTTATATTAGATTTTTACCAGATCCAGAGATATTTCGCGAAACAACAATTTTTAGTTTTGATGTACTATCTTCAAGATTTAGAGAACTTGCCTTCTTAAATAAAGGCTTAAAGATCTTTATTAAAGATGAAAGAAGTGGTAAAAGCCATGAATTTTATTTTGAAGGTGGGATTATATCTTTTGTTGAGCATATAAATTCTAAAAAAACTCCACTATTTAGTAATGTTATTTATAATTTTAAAGAAGATGAGCAATCTTATATAGAAATTGCCTTACAATATAACGATAGTTATACTGAACAACTATTTTCTTTTGTTAATAATATAAATACTATAGAGGGAGGTACTCATGTTGCTGGTTTTAAAGCAGCATTGACTAAAGTATGTAATAAACGTGGTCAAGAGTTTAATATTCTAAAAGATAGCGAAAGCTTTTCAAGTGAAGATGTCAGAGAAGGTCTTGTTGGCGTAATAAATTTAAAGATCGCAGAACCTCAATTTGAAGGACAGACTAAGGCTAAATTAGGAAATGGTGAAGTTAAAGGGCTTATTGAATCGTGGGTTGGCAATATTCTTGATACTTTCTTTGAAGAAAATCCTGCAGTTGCTCGAAAGATATTACAAAAAGCTTATTTGGCTATGCAATCAAGGGAAGCTGCTCGTAAAGCAAGAGAAATAACAAGACGTAAAACCGTTCTTGAATCTGTTGTGCTTCCAGGAAAACTTGCTGATTGTTCAAGTGAAAATCCTTCTGAGAGTGAACTTTTCATAGTTGAGGGTGATTCTGCAGGTGGATCAGCTAAATCTGCAAGAGATAGATTTACGCAAGCTATTTTGCCTTTAAAGGGTAAGATTTTAAACGTTGAAAAAGCTAGATTTGATAAGATTTTATCAAATGAAGAGATTAGATCTTTAATTTCTGCTATTGGGACTGGAATTGGTGAAACAGATTTTAATTTATCAAAAGCTAGATATCATAAAATTATATTGATGACCGATGCTGATGTTGATGGATCTCATATAAGAACTTTACTATTAACTTTCTTCTTTAGATATATGAAAGATCTTATAGAAAATGGTTATCTTTATATAGCAAAACCACCTCTTTATAAAGCAAAGATAGGTAAAAAAGAGCAATACTTACTTGATGAAAAGTCTTTTAAGAAGTTCTTAATCGATTGGATAAAAGAAAACGGTGATTTAATTATAAATGGTCAAAAATTAAGCATTTTAGATTATAATTTAGTTTTTGATAATTTATTAAGATACTATGATCAATTGCAGGACCTTGCTCGTACATTTAAATTGCACTATGTACATTTGAATCAGATTATAGAGTTTTTATTTAAAAATCCATTAATTAATCAAGAACTCGATCAAAATTTAGATAATCAAGATAATATGGATGTAGTGGTTAATAAGCTTAGAAATTACTTTAAAGGATATTCAATTACTTTAGATAAAAAAGAAGATAATTATATATTGAGTTTTAAACAACTTAATAATGATTGGTCAGTTGATTTTGATTTATTTAATTCCCCTGAAGCTTATAAGCTAGTAGAGATGTATAATACTCTTGATAATCTAAATAGTAATTGGACTTTAAAAATAAGTGATAGAGAACGTTCAATATCTGATAAAGGTATATTAAACTTAATGTCTGCTATTGTTAAGATAAGTAAACCTTATATGTCTATTCAACGATATAAAGGTCTTGGAGAAATGAATCCTCAACAACTTTGGGAAACAGCGATGGATCCAAAAGCAAGAACTCTAATTCAAGTAAAAATAGGAGATGTTCTAGAAGCTGATTCCTGGTTTGATACTTTAATGGGTAGTGATGTTGGTGGCAGAAGAGAATTTATAGAAGAGTATGGTATATTTGCCAAGAACTTAGATATTTAA
- a CDS encoding TraR/DksA family transcriptional regulator, with the protein MSNLETIKKKLILRKEELENGLSRLYKEKVSEDIVQDTADQALTSSLEDIKISLHNTELDEYKMILKALDMIEKGTYGICVDCGKPISEKRLLLFPNSTRCLICQEALEERESA; encoded by the coding sequence GTGAGTAATTTAGAAACTATCAAAAAAAAACTTATATTAAGAAAAGAAGAATTAGAAAATGGTCTTTCTCGATTGTATAAAGAAAAAGTAAGTGAAGATATAGTTCAAGATACAGCAGATCAAGCACTTACTTCATCACTTGAAGATATTAAAATATCTCTTCATAATACTGAGCTTGATGAATATAAAATGATTCTAAAGGCACTTGATATGATCGAAAAAGGTACTTATGGTATATGTGTTGACTGCGGTAAACCTATATCAGAAAAAAGACTATTATTATTTCCTAATTCAACCAGATGCCTAATATGCCAGGAAGCTCTTGAAGAAAGAGAGTCGGCATAA
- the glmS gene encoding glutamine--fructose-6-phosphate transaminase (isomerizing), which produces MCSVVGYIGKNYCRSIIMEGLTRLEYRGYDSAGFVCLHPQDQRLIYTKAQGGVKNLINNLENTTIDGFAGIGHTRWSTHGIASTENAHPHFDCNKNISIVHNGIIENYLEIKTKLEKSGHVFYSQTDTEVVAHLLEELLISTKDLNKAIVELVKHIKGAYALAFLIQDYPDAILLIRKSSPLCIGYGDNEVFIASDALGFAGKTNQVLFVPDKSFALVKQNKIELYDFEGKSLPLEFQIVDINWSADGKQGYEHYMLKEIYEQKKVIQGLVHKFKEIENSLWNQLGFANGIDDIRNLDHIYLIGCGSSWHAANIAKIFFENIANIETSIHLSSELRHSNFFAKKSSIAIALSQSGETADTLESLRFLNEKNIHTIALTNVKSSTITRESKGYFLTHAGPEIAVASTKVFSAQLASLYWISHKIAFEKSIINKEILDISKDNLLITAELLEGIIEDYKQDIIEKLAPYYSKFKYHLFLGKFISYPIAMEAALKLKEISYIFTEACPAGELKHGLLALIDQDTPVFMFSSMDNNIYKKLVINAQEIKARSGHLVTFAFEGQKELIELSDYSFVIPQVKTLLEPLALTGIMQFFAYQIAKNLNRPIDKPRNLAKSVTVE; this is translated from the coding sequence ATGTGCAGTGTAGTTGGATATATAGGCAAAAATTATTGCCGATCTATAATAATGGAAGGCTTAACTAGATTAGAATACAGAGGCTACGATTCAGCAGGTTTTGTATGCTTACATCCTCAAGATCAACGCCTAATTTACACAAAAGCACAAGGCGGTGTAAAAAATTTAATAAATAACTTAGAAAACACTACAATTGATGGTTTTGCTGGTATAGGTCACACCAGATGGTCTACTCACGGTATTGCATCAACTGAAAATGCTCATCCTCACTTTGATTGCAACAAAAATATATCTATTGTACACAATGGAATTATAGAAAATTATTTAGAAATTAAAACAAAACTAGAAAAGTCAGGGCACGTTTTTTATTCTCAAACCGATACAGAAGTTGTAGCTCATTTATTAGAAGAGTTATTAATATCGACCAAAGACTTAAATAAAGCGATTGTCGAATTAGTAAAACATATAAAAGGAGCTTATGCTCTTGCTTTTTTAATTCAAGATTATCCCGATGCTATATTGCTCATACGCAAAAGCTCTCCATTATGCATAGGCTACGGAGACAATGAAGTATTCATAGCATCCGATGCCTTAGGATTTGCAGGTAAAACCAATCAAGTCCTATTTGTACCCGATAAAAGTTTTGCATTAGTCAAACAAAACAAAATCGAACTTTATGATTTCGAGGGTAAATCTTTACCACTTGAGTTTCAAATAGTTGATATCAATTGGTCAGCAGACGGGAAACAAGGCTATGAACATTATATGCTTAAAGAGATATATGAACAAAAAAAGGTAATTCAAGGATTAGTTCATAAATTCAAAGAAATAGAAAATAGCTTATGGAATCAATTAGGATTTGCAAACGGTATAGATGATATTCGGAATTTAGACCATATATATTTAATAGGTTGTGGTTCTTCTTGGCATGCTGCTAACATTGCAAAGATATTTTTTGAAAATATTGCAAATATCGAAACCAGTATACATCTATCATCAGAACTTAGACATTCTAACTTTTTTGCAAAAAAATCAAGCATTGCTATAGCTCTTTCTCAATCTGGTGAAACAGCTGATACTTTAGAAAGCCTAAGATTTTTAAATGAAAAAAATATACATACCATTGCTTTAACTAATGTAAAATCAAGTACTATTACTCGAGAATCTAAAGGATACTTTTTAACACATGCAGGACCTGAAATAGCTGTTGCTTCTACCAAAGTCTTTTCTGCACAACTTGCTTCTCTTTATTGGATTTCACACAAAATAGCATTTGAAAAATCAATTATAAATAAAGAAATACTCGATATATCAAAAGACAATTTACTTATAACTGCAGAATTATTAGAGGGTATAATAGAAGATTATAAACAAGATATAATTGAGAAATTAGCCCCATATTATTCTAAATTCAAGTACCATTTATTTTTAGGTAAATTTATAAGTTATCCTATTGCTATGGAAGCAGCATTAAAATTAAAAGAAATATCGTATATATTTACTGAAGCTTGTCCAGCAGGTGAATTAAAGCATGGTCTTTTAGCATTAATTGATCAAGATACTCCAGTATTTATGTTCTCTTCTATGGATAATAATATATATAAAAAATTAGTAATAAACGCTCAAGAAATAAAAGCTCGATCTGGTCATTTAGTAACATTTGCATTTGAAGGGCAAAAGGAATTAATAGAACTATCTGATTATTCATTTGTAATACCTCAAGTCAAAACATTACTTGAACCTCTTGCTTTAACTGGAATAATGCAATTTTTCGCGTATCAAATTGCAAAGAATTTAAATCGTCCAATAGATAAGCCAAGAAATTTAGCAAAATCAGTAACTGTGGAATAA